Within Oceanotoga teriensis, the genomic segment ATATCGCATGAGTGCTGTTTGTGTTGAGAGATGATGTCTGCTAAAAAGACTTCTGCATTGTTAGACGTGTACACATTGCCCGGACGAAGTTCGGCACCCAGAAACAGACCAGTCAGTCCATCAAAAGCCACTAAGGGATGATAACCCGTTGTTCCGTAGTGAGTATTGAAATCAGTCTGTTCTTGTTTTCCGAAGGTGTCTGAGTGAGTAGAATCCACGTCAATGATCATATGCTGTGTATTTTTTTGGCCGATATAGATAGTGGTCAATGCCTTGGCAATTGATTGAAGTTGAACGATATTCTCCTCCGACAGTTGATGAATAAAACGAGAAACCATCGACTGTGAACCTAAGGTCGTTTTATTTAGCCCCTGCTGAAAAACTGGATCGTGACGTAGCCAATTGGCTGAAGAATCCGTTGAGTAACCGGCTATTAACTGCACAAGAACCTGCATAAATAAATCAATATAGTCATGTGTACAATAGTTTCTTGAATCGTCAATATGCAATAACTCGTTAACCAGCTCTTTGAACTTGATCTTATGAAAAAATTCAAAGAGTAAAAGGAGACCGGAATCATTGGATAATTGACCGCCATCGTTTGACATAACCAAATGGGGATTGAATTGTAGTTGCTTTTCTTGTAAAGTTGACATTGAGCACACCTCTTGTTTTTGTTGTTTTGATCGACTTTACAATAACATAGAGTGTGCTCTTTTTGTATATTTTTTTCTTCACCCAACGGGTGAAGAAGGAATAGAGTGATAAACCTTATCAAAGCGGGATAAATGCCTGTTCTGACAAGGTACTATGAATTATTCAGGGTAATTCCATTTATAATTAATATCGTAATAATTAATCCAGTAATCCCAACACTAGTTGCACTATATATCCAAAGTTTTGCTCGATTAAACTTTAGTGCTTTAGCAATAACACCTATTGTCCAAACACCTGCTAAAGGAGTTAACAAAAGTATAACCCATGCACCATGCTTTTCTATGCGATTCTCCCATTTTCCATTTAGACTTTTTTCCATGATTTTTTTCATGAAATTAAATTTCATTAACCATTCATAGCATATATCCACAAACGGAATAACCATCCAATTTCCTAGTGAAGCCCATAAAAAAGCGTCAAACCAATTTAGCCCGGCTGCAAAACCTGCAGGTATTGCAATATAAATTTCAAAATAAGGAAAAAAACCTATGAACCAAGTTGAAAATGCTGCTCCAATATACTTAATAATTTCCAAAATTAAACCTCCAATCAAGTTTATTTAATTTTTAACTGCAAACACCTTTCCAAAAATATCTCCATAAATGATTCAATTTTTCATTACAATTTTGATTTGCTAATGAATCAATATATAAGTTTTCCAACAACATACGATATACACTTATGGCAGACGTTATCTCTTCTTCTGCCAACATTTTTTGTTTAGCACAATCAATAAAAATTCGTGATACTGTGTCGTCAATAAAATTATCATATTTTGCTAATAATTTATCTACAAGCGACAACAATTCACTGCTAGATAAAATTGCAACGCGCTTGCTGAAAGCTATCTCATCAGCGGTTAAAAAATCACTTTCTAGACAGACAGTTTTAAGCAAAATAAAAAGTTGTTCATCTAATGGTTTATCCCTCTCTACTTCAAGCAATTGTTTTATAGCAACGATACATTTATCTAGTATTTTTTCACAGGCAATAGTAAATATTTCATTTTTTCCACTATAGTGGGTATAAATAGAACCTTTCTTTATGCCAACTTGCTTTGCTAGATAGTCAACAGAAGTTCCTTCAAATCCATTTTCACCAAAGGATTTTATAAATTCTTCAATAATTAAATCTTTTGTTTTCATAATTCACCATCCTTAATACTAACTACCGGTAGTTAGTATTTTATACTAGGTGATTCCATTTGTCAAGTAATAGTGGTGATTTGTATGTGTCAATACTTTGGCGGAAACTTTTCTCTAGAGATGGTAACTCTTCAATTTTAATATTAAAATTGCTCATTCTGTGTGTTTCGTTACCCAAACATTTTCTTCAGTTGTCCCATTGGACTTGATGTGGAACTATAATTAGCTATTTCACCCATTTTAACCCCTATAGAAGGACGATGAATCTTTTTCAAAACAGCTCTAACAGCCCCTTTAAATTCAGGGACAATGGTTTGTTCAAATGCAGGTAGTTCCGCTCTCAAAGCTTCTAAAAGAGTTCCGTTTTTACGAGCTGAAATAATGGAAGCTAAGTTTCCAGCTCCTTTGGCTGAAAATCCACGCCCTTGGCGTTTCATACGGTAACTGTAGGGACGATGATTACTTTCACAAATACCTATTCCATTTTGGACAGGTAAGTCTCGCATTTTCAAGGGACAAATACTTTCCCAATTGCGTTCTAAATAAGCCCCTAATAGACGGAGATGCTCTTCTTTCTCAGTTCTTGTTTCTTCATCTTCTATGCGACTTTCTGTCGTCGCCAATACGCTAAGAACACGTTCTTTATCATAGGCACTCACAGCTTTTCTCATTTCAATAATCATAGGCTTATCAAAACTTAACCGTTGGTTTATTTTTTCATTCACATGGTAGGGATCTCTAAAGTGTTCATGCTTTTTGCATTTTCCAATAATCTGCTCAAATTTATCTTTTTCATACCCGCTGCCGCCATCACTGTTGGATACGATGATTGTTTCCCGAATATCATACATCGCTTCTAACCACTGCCCAGCTCGTTTAAAGGCTTCTTTACTAGATACTGTACTTTCAAAAACTTGGGATCCAATAAGGACTGGTCGCTTTTGTTTTCCTACGTACGTCACACCTTCATGAAATTGAACACGATGAAGCTCAGGATTTTTCTCGCCTCTTCCTTTTAGTAATAACCCGTCGCCTTCAATAAACAGCACAGGCACTTTCCTTTTTTCTTTTTGGGGTGTTTCAATATGACTCGGAGCTTCATCCGTCCATTTTTGAACTTTCTCACCTGTTTTTTGAACCATTTTATGAACGGTTGTATGACTTACTTGAAGCGGAGTTAAGAGGTTAATGGCATCAGCCGCCTTGCGATACACACCATCGGAGGCAACCTTAGCGGCTTTCATTTCAACTAAAGGTGAATAGCGAATATACTCTTCTAAGCCGATGGCTTCATCTAATGGTACAATGCTTTTTTCGCCATCTTTTCTCATGCGTCGTCGCCTAATCTCAACAGCCCCGTATGAGAACTGAACGGTACGTTTCATTGTTTTCTGTATATCGTATCCTTTTTCTTTATAAGTATGAATTAATTTCAAATCAATCATCTCGATTGCTTTGGAAACCAGCTCACACATGACTTTTGGAAGGTATTGATCTAATCGTATTTCACTGTCTAATAATGTTTCAGAATCCTTTAATATACTGGCAATTTCTGCTATAATTTGATTCATAAGAAGACCTCTTTTCTGGATTTGTGGTTATCTCTAGATTAAGGGTCTTCTTCCTTTTTGTCTACTTTAATTTCTTACCCTACTATTTTACTTTCCGACAACTATTTTACACATAGTTCTTTGGATTATTCTACATTAGTCAATGGAATATCACTTGCATTGTTTTTAGTTCTTATACCTTCTTTTTTCCATTGATATCTACGAAGGAACATTGCGTTTGCAATGATAATCAAGGCACTTCCTTCATTTATAATTAAACCTAATGTAAGAGGCATGACTCCGATCAAGGCAGTCACAACAAGGAACGCAACTATCGCTAACGAAATAGCAATATTTTGGTCTATTTTAGAAACTGTCTTTTTACTTAATTTTAGTGTATATACTAGTTGATCTAAATTATCCTGCATTAAAGCAATATCTGCTGTCTCTAGTGCAACGTCTGTTCCTTGAACTCCCATTGCAATACCTACATCAGCCTGAGCCAGTGCTGGTGCATCATTTACACCATCTCCTACCATCGCTACCTGCCCATACTGTTTTTGCAATTCTTTCACTGCGTTAATCTTATCTTCTGGAAGGAGTTCTGCTCTTACTTCATCAACGCCAAGTTCTTTACCAATTGCTTCACCTGTTAGTCTATTATCACCTGTTAGCATAACAACCTTTTTCACACCAGCTTCTTTCAAACTTTGAATAGCTTGTTTTGCATTTTCTTTGGGTCTATCAGCTACTGCAATCATCCCAAGTACTTCATTGGCAGTTCCTAAGAGCATGACAGTTTTCCCTTGTCCTTGCAGCTTTTCAATTTGCATGACGTGGTCTTTATTTATGTTTACTTTTAATTCGTTAAACAAGCGTGGATTTCCAATGTAGTAATTATTTCCGTTAATCTTACCTTTTGCCCCACGACCTGTAAGTGAATCGAATTCTTCTACATCTGGAATTGTAATCTTTTTGTTTAATGTTTCTTCCATAATCGCATCAGCTAAAGGATGTTCGGATTGTTTTTCAAGCGCACCAGCAATCTCCAATAATTGCTTATTTGAAAGGTCTGATACCGTTACAAGATCCGTGACCGAAGGCTTTCCAACTGTCAAGGTTCCTGTTTTATCAAATGCCACAACTTGAGTACTACCAGCTGATTCTATATAAATACCGCCTTTAACCATTACTCCACTTCGAGCTGCCGTTCCAATGCCAGTAACGACTGCGACTGGCACAGACAGTACTAATCCACAAGAACAAGAAACGACTAGTACCACTAAAGCTCTATATAACCATTCATCAAAAGGTTGACCAAAGAAAAGGGGAGGTACAATAGCCACAATGATCGCTAATACAAACATGGCTGGCGTGTAAATGGCACCAAATTTCTCACTGAACCGCTGTCCTTTCCCTTTTTTCATTTGTGCGCCCTCTACTAATTTAATAATTTGGGCTAGGGTTGTATCTTGAGCAAGTTTAGTCACTTCTATTTCCAATGCACCACGTTCATTTAATGTTGAAGCAAATACCTCATCTCCTAATTGTTTTGATACAGGTATTGACTCTCCAGTAATGGAAGCTTGATCAACTGTAGTTGAACCTTTAGTGACTACACCATCAACTGGTATTTTTTCTCCGGGACGTACCAGAACGATATCTCTGATTTCCACTTGTTCTGTCAATATACGCATTTGACGACCATTTCGAATGACTGTTGCTTCACTAGGGGCTAATTCAACTAATGCTCTAATTGCATTTCTGGCTTTATCTGATGCGTATGATTCCATTAATTCACCTAAAGAGAAAATAACGACAAGCCCCGCAGCTTCTCCCCATAATCCTAGATAAATAGCTCCAATTACTGCCGCAATATGCAATGTATTAATGGAGGGACTTCCATTTCTTAATTCAACCCATGCACTTCTTGCTGGATAGATCCCTCCAACAACAATTGCAATACTATATAAAATAATCGCCCACATTTCAGGTAGACCGAATCCAATTTCTGCAATCAGTGTAAATGCTGTGACGGTTGCGGCAATAATCAACAGTATTGTCCTTGGGTGTTTATACCACCTTGTATTCATTTCTGTGTTCCCCTGAACTGACCCCTGTCAAGTAGACAGATAAAAAAATAAGTTTTTTTGAGACTAGAATTATCTAGTCTTTTTTTAATTACAAAATACAAATATTTTTTTACAGTTAGCTATTTTTTGTCTCTTTGCCTTAGGATATATAATCGGGATTCATCCCGATTATATATCCTAAGGCAAAAGTGTCATCACTTAACGAACTGCAACAACTTTAGTCATTTTAAAATCTAATAAACTATCTATTTAGTATTCACTGGTATCTTTAACCCCATAGACAAAGAAACCCGTTTTGAGTTATAGAATTCAATGTAAGTATTAATAGCATCCTCTAGGTCTTCAAAAGTTTCAAAGTGCTTTCTTCTATAACATTCATCCTTAAGGATGCCCCAGAAACTTTCCATAGGCCCGTTATCAATACAATAGCCTGGTCTCGACATACTTTGTATAACCTCATTTCTCTTTATATATTCTTTGAACCAATGGGAAGTATACTGATAACCACGATCACTATGTATCAAGGTCTTATTTGGTAACAGTTGACCTTCAATTTGCTTAAATGTTTCAGCTACGAGGTGGTTGTTATTGGAAATTCCTAATTTCCACGCAATAATTTTCTTCTCACCATAATCCAAAACTGCACTCAAATAGGCTTTAGAGTGGTTATTGTATTTTAATTCTGTTACATCAGTTAACAGGACTTCATTTGCTTTATACATTTTTTTGAATTCGCGATTTAACACATTTTCAGCTACATTTTGTGGTTTATGCGGTTTATAGTGGTATCGTTTCTTACGAATAACTGATTTTATACCTAAATGAGTCATTACTCTGTATACACATTTATGATTAGCTTTCTCCTCACAATAGTGATTTAAATAAATCGTCATTCTCCTATATCCATATATACCATTAACTTCTTCATTCACGTCAATAATTGTCTTCATGATATTATTTAAGCGTATTTCCTCAGCCGTCGGCTTTCGTTTTAACCACTTATAATATCCAGCACGACTAACCCCTAATACCTGACATAAAAGAGTTATTTTGAATCCTTTTTCTTTGAGGCAGGAGATGGTTTGAAATTCCGCTTCATATCGTGCTCTTTTAATATCGACCCTCTTTCTATCTCCTCGAGCTTTTTTAATACCGCATTCTCTGTTTTTAAGTACTCATTTTTAGCTTTTAAAGCAGCTATTTCTGTACGTAACTGTTCAGTTTCAGTTTGAATCGTAGAAGGTTTTCGGCGTCCTCGCCCATCTATTAGGCCTTCACTTCCATGTTTTTTATATTTTTGAACCCATGAGTAAACGTTATTATAAGATACTTGATATTTTTTGGCTGTTTGCACATATGATAAGTTATTGGATAAACAATCCTTGACAATTTCTATTCGCTCACTGGTCGTTGTTTTTCTCATTTTCATAGTGTACACCTCGGGTTTCGTACTGTAACTCTTACTACTTTTACCCTCAGTATACTTCATTATCCAATAACTTACAGTTGATACAGCAGGAACATTGAATCTTAGTGTTAGATCTCGAAGAGATCCCTCATCATTTAAATAAGCATTAACTACCTTTTGTTTAAATTCTTCAGAATATATATTATTTAATTTTCTAGGTTTCAAGGCCTCTAAACCATACTTTCGATATTTATTAACATATTGATAGAATATTGTATTATGTATCGATAACCCATACTCTTTTACCAAAGTTGGATAATTTATACCATCTTTGATGAACATCAGAATATATTTTTCTAACACATCTGCAGAATATACTTTTCTATTCATAAAAAAATCCCCTCTAAAGTAGACTTATTTTATTAAGTGTCTACTTTAGGGGGAGCATATCACCCCCTTATTTATGTTCCATTTTTAAAATGTAATCAAAAAAATTGATATGTTTTTATTCATTTGATAGGAAAAGATAAATTAAATACTAAACCCCACTCAAAAGTTAATTAAAGGGATAACATTAAGTGGAAAAACTGGAGTTATTTAACTACAGGGTGACCTACTTTTTTTAATTTATCAGCAATGTCGTCAAGAGTTACTCTGGAATCATCATAAGTTACAGTTAATTTTTCCGCAAAAAAGTTAGCCTCTGTACTTTGAATTCCCTTTAATTTTTTCAAAGCTTTTTCAACTGTTGTTGCACATGAAGGGCAATCCAAACCTTCCACTTTTAGAACATCAGTTTTTGCTGAATTCATTTTAAATTCCTCCCTTTTATTTAAGTAAAACGATAATACTTTTTATTACCAATTTCACAATTACATTGTATAGTGTAATAGTATTGTTGTCAATTCCTATATCTTATATTAATGACTGTCCTTTAATTAATCTGCTACATAGGTACAAATACAATAATTCGAATACCTCGATACAGTATAAGTCATAACAATAAGGTCTGTTTTCCAGTATGTCACACACTTTTTCCATGTATTGTGCCATAAATTTTCTTAGCTCTTGTTCGTTAGACTATTTTAACTTTCTCACGTATCTC encodes:
- a CDS encoding heavy metal translocating P-type ATPase yields the protein MNTRWYKHPRTILLIIAATVTAFTLIAEIGFGLPEMWAIILYSIAIVVGGIYPARSAWVELRNGSPSINTLHIAAVIGAIYLGLWGEAAGLVVIFSLGELMESYASDKARNAIRALVELAPSEATVIRNGRQMRILTEQVEIRDIVLVRPGEKIPVDGVVTKGSTTVDQASITGESIPVSKQLGDEVFASTLNERGALEIEVTKLAQDTTLAQIIKLVEGAQMKKGKGQRFSEKFGAIYTPAMFVLAIIVAIVPPLFFGQPFDEWLYRALVVLVVSCSCGLVLSVPVAVVTGIGTAARSGVMVKGGIYIESAGSTQVVAFDKTGTLTVGKPSVTDLVTVSDLSNKQLLEIAGALEKQSEHPLADAIMEETLNKKITIPDVEEFDSLTGRGAKGKINGNNYYIGNPRLFNELKVNINKDHVMQIEKLQGQGKTVMLLGTANEVLGMIAVADRPKENAKQAIQSLKEAGVKKVVMLTGDNRLTGEAIGKELGVDEVRAELLPEDKINAVKELQKQYGQVAMVGDGVNDAPALAQADVGIAMGVQGTDVALETADIALMQDNLDQLVYTLKLSKKTVSKIDQNIAISLAIVAFLVVTALIGVMPLTLGLIINEGSALIIIANAMFLRRYQWKKEGIRTKNNASDIPLTNVE
- a CDS encoding IS3 family transposase gives rise to the protein MKKARGDRKRVDIKRARYEAEFQTISCLKEKGFKITLLCQVLGVSRAGYYKWLKRKPTAEEIRLNNIMKTIIDVNEEVNGIYGYRRMTIYLNHYCEEKANHKCVYRVMTHLGIKSVIRKKRYHYKPHKPQNVAENVLNREFKKMYKANEVLLTDVTELKYNNHSKAYLSAVLDYGEKKIIAWKLGISNNNHLVAETFKQIEGQLLPNKTLIHSDRGYQYTSHWFKEYIKRNEVIQSMSRPGYCIDNGPMESFWGILKDECYRRKHFETFEDLEDAINTYIEFYNSKRVSLSMGLKIPVNTK
- a CDS encoding TetR/AcrR family transcriptional regulator; translation: MKTKDLIIEEFIKSFGENGFEGTSVDYLAKQVGIKKGSIYTHYSGKNEIFTIACEKILDKCIVAIKQLLEVERDKPLDEQLFILLKTVCLESDFLTADEIAFSKRVAILSSSELLSLVDKLLAKYDNFIDDTVSRIFIDCAKQKMLAEEEITSAISVYRMLLENLYIDSLANQNCNEKLNHLWRYFWKGVCS
- a CDS encoding ISLre2 family transposase translates to MNQIIAEIASILKDSETLLDSEIRLDQYLPKVMCELVSKAIEMIDLKLIHTYKEKGYDIQKTMKRTVQFSYGAVEIRRRRMRKDGEKSIVPLDEAIGLEEYIRYSPLVEMKAAKVASDGVYRKAADAINLLTPLQVSHTTVHKMVQKTGEKVQKWTDEAPSHIETPQKEKRKVPVLFIEGDGLLLKGRGEKNPELHRVQFHEGVTYVGKQKRPVLIGSQVFESTVSSKEAFKRAGQWLEAMYDIRETIIVSNSDGGSGYEKDKFEQIIGKCKKHEHFRDPYHVNEKINQRLSFDKPMIIEMRKAVSAYDKERVLSVLATTESRIEDEETRTEKEEHLRLLGAYLERNWESICPLKMRDLPVQNGIGICESNHRPYSYRMKRQGRGFSAKGAGNLASIISARKNGTLLEALRAELPAFEQTIVPEFKGAVRAVLKKIHRPSIGVKMGEIANYSSTSSPMGQLKKMFG
- a CDS encoding helix-turn-helix domain-containing protein, translated to MNRKVYSADVLEKYILMFIKDGINYPTLVKEYGLSIHNTIFYQYVNKYRKYGLEALKPRKLNNIYSEEFKQKVVNAYLNDEGSLRDLTLRFNVPAVSTVSYWIMKYTEGKSSKSYSTKPEVYTMKMRKTTTSERIEIVKDCLSNNLSYVQTAKKYQVSYNNVYSWVQKYKKHGSEGLIDGRGRRKPSTIQTETEQLRTEIAALKAKNEYLKTENAVLKKLEEIERGSILKEHDMKRNFKPSPASKKKDSK
- a CDS encoding small multi-drug export protein, translated to MEIIKYIGAAFSTWFIGFFPYFEIYIAIPAGFAAGLNWFDAFLWASLGNWMVIPFVDICYEWLMKFNFMKKIMEKSLNGKWENRIEKHGAWVILLLTPLAGVWTIGVIAKALKFNRAKLWIYSATSVGITGLIITILIINGITLNNS
- a CDS encoding heavy-metal-associated domain-containing protein, producing MNSAKTDVLKVEGLDCPSCATTVEKALKKLKGIQSTEANFFAEKLTVTYDDSRVTLDDIADKLKKVGHPVVK